A single genomic interval of Hevea brasiliensis isolate MT/VB/25A 57/8 chromosome 4, ASM3005281v1, whole genome shotgun sequence harbors:
- the LOC131179266 gene encoding gibberellin 2-beta-dioxygenase 1-like yields MEVVSKPAIEQLSCIRNCKPTTLFSGVPIIDLSKTDSKHFLVKACEELGFFKVVNHGVPVEFISKLESEALSFFSLPLSEKEKAGPPNPLGYGNRSIGPNGDVGWIEYLLFTINQDSFSQRFFEVFGSNPEEFRSALNDYISAVKKMACDILEMMADGLRIQPRTVFSKLLMDEQSDSVFRLNHYPPIPCPGPGIQTLNSNNTIGFGEHTDPQIISVLRSNNTSGLQISLENGNWISVPPDQNSFFINVGDSLQVMTNGRFKSVRHRVLANSMRSRVSMIYFGGPPLSEKIAPLPPLIKEEEESLYKEFTWFEYKRSAYNSRLADNRLVLFEKIAAS; encoded by the exons ATGGAGGTCGTGTCCAAACCAGCTATTGAACAGTTGTCATGTATAAGAAACTGCAAACCCACCACATTATTTTCTGGAGTCCCCATAATAGACCTCTCTAAAACCGACTCCAAACACTTCCTTGTTAAGGCCTGTGAGGAACTTGGATTCTTCAAGGTTGTCAACCATGGAGTCCCTGTGGAATTCATTTCCAAGCTTGAATCTGAAGCTCTCAGCTTCTTCTCATTACCTCTTTCTGAGAAGGAGAAGGCAGGCCCTCCTAATCCCTTAGGCTATGGTAACAGAAGCATTGGACCAAACGGCGATGTGGGCTGGATCGAATACCTTCTCTTCACCATCAATCAAGATTCCTTTTCGCAGAGGTTCTTTGAAGTTTTTGGGAGCAATCCAGAAGAGTTTAG GTCTGCTTTGAATGATTACATATCAGCTGTGAAAAAGATGGCATGTGATATTCTTGAAATGATGGCTGATGGTTTAAGGATCCAACCAAGAACTGTGTTCAGTAAACTTTTGATGGACGAACAGAGTGACTCTGTTTTTAGGCTAAATCATTACCCTCCAATTCCATGTCCAGGACCTGGGATTCAAACTCTGAATTCTAACAATACGATTGGCTTTGGAGAGCATACAGACCCACAAATTATTTCTGTGCTGAGATCCAACAACACATCAGGCCTCCAAATCTCTCTTGAGAATGGCAACTGGATTTCAGTCCCACCTGATCAGAACTCCTTTTTCATCAATGTTGGTGACTCTTTGCAG GTGATGACAAATGGGAGGTTTAAAAGTGTGAGGCATAGGGTTTTGGCAAACAGCATGAGATCCAGAGTTTCGATGATATATTTTGGTGGACCACCTTTGAGTGAGAAAATAGCTCCATTGCCCCCACTGATAAAGGAAGAGGAGGAAAGCTTGTACAAAGAATTTACATGGTTTGAGTATAAAAGATCTGCATATAACTCAAGATTGGCTGATAATAGGCTGGTTCTGTTTGAGAAAATAGCAGCCTCATGA
- the LOC110664291 gene encoding interactor of constitutive active ROPs 1 produces the protein MPRSRGSEMPQRQSPRGPHPLRTSSSESDPQHNRLITERSPKLGDRRSPRGSHPDSLNQKKLGTRIADLESQLGQAQEELKILKGQLASAEAAKQEAQQELEKNTKKPAILEPEEIQEKHPPTEIQDLEKAENNIVDKVSDENQQETDVFEVPVEKEAVEAKAEPGHLIDQVEKGNWTTKMTTEPLAISEPEKPSFHDLTLKDDEINMLKAKLEKKENELEAFGKENENLKNLLNEATSNISSAKAKEDKMSTRLSQLGEELEKSQASAAHLKDKLESAEGAKEALEAEIRKMRVQTEQWRKAADAAAAVLAGAVEMNGRITERCGSMDKHFGGVFVTPGGGGYTSFVGSPGMSDDYDDGFGSGKKKASGIKMFGDLWKKKSQK, from the exons ATGCCAAGATCAAG GGGTTCAGAAATGCCTCAAAGGCAGTCGCCTCGAGGTCCACATCCACTTAGGACATCTAGCTCTGAGTCAGATCCACAGCATAATCGACTAATTACTGAGCGAAGTCCCAAGCTGGGAGACCGTCGCTCCCCTCGAGGTTCGCATCCTGACTCACTGAACCAAAAGAAACTAGGCACCCGTATTGCAGATTTAGAATCTCAACTTGGCCAAGCACAGGAAGAGCTGAAGATTTTGAAAGGACAGTTGGCTTCTGCTGAAGCTGCAAAGCAAGAAGCTCAACAAGAATTGGAGAAGAATACAAAGAAACCAGCTATTCTGGAGCCTGAGGAAATTCAAGAAAAGCATCCTCCAACTGAAATTCAGGATCTTGAAAAGGCAGAGAACAACATTGTGGACAAAGTATCTGATGAAAACCAGCAGGAAACTGATGTTTTTGAAGTTCCAGTAGAAAAAGAGGCTGTGGAGGCCAAGGCTGAACCTGGCCACCTGATTGATCAGGTAGAAAAAGGAAACTGGACAACTAAAATGACAACCGAACCACTAGCAATTTCAGAGCCAGAAAAGCCATCATTCCATGACTTGACTTTAAAGGATGATGAGATAAACATGCTAAAAGCCAagttagaaaagaaagaaaatgaattgGAGGCGTTCGGAAAAGAGAATGAGAATTTGAAGAATCTACTGAATGAAGCAACCTCAAACATTTCATCTGCTAAAGCTAAGGAAGACAAGATGTCCACAAGGTTAAGCCAACTGGGAGAAGAGCTGGAAAAAAGCCAAGCAAGTGCAGCTCATTTAAAGGATAAGCTGGAATCTGCAGAAGGAGCCAAGGAAGCCTTGGAAGCTGAAATAAGGAAAATGAGGGTGCAGACAGAGCAATGGAGAAAAGCAGCAGATGCAGCAGCAGCAGTACTCGCTGGGGCAGTGGAGATGAACGGTAGGATTACCGAGAGGTGTGGCTCCATGGATAAGCACTTTGGTGGTGTATTCGTAACACCAGGTGGTGGTGGGTACACTAGTTTTGTGGGATCACCAGGAATGTCTGATGACTATGATGATGGTTTTGGAAGTGGAAAAAAGAAGGCCTCTGGCATTAAAATGTTTGGAGACTTGTGGAAGAAGAAGAGCCAGAAATGA
- the LOC131179267 gene encoding translation initiation factor IF-2, chloroplastic-like, whose translation MGSMVVLVGSMPSLASLISLGSVNVAAATTSSSESSSSSSSSSSSSLVRRVSFSERSAKRWHCVCKYSVTTTDFITEQGNVVSFDSNNSFRASSNGDADSEILIKPASKPVLKSSLDFKGESPLGMSSVELDPSRDSDDERERYEVIESIGEVLEKAEKLETPSTARKDNGNVNKISPSNVGANSRVAKSGNSAAFRKTKTLKSVWRKGDTVANVQKVVMEVPKTNNKAVKEGPITGEGTKLESQRSVPSRPVQLPLRPQPKLQAKPSVAPPSIMKKPVILKDMGAARNPLVGDESDLGATKSNGRQPILVDKFARKKSVVDPLIAQAVLAPTKPAKGPAPGKFKDRKKSVSPGGPRRRIVDDDVEIPDEETSELNVPIPGAATARKGRKWSKASRKAARLQAAKEAAPVKVEILEVGEKGMLIEELAYNLAISEGEILGYLYSMGIRPDGVQTLGKDMVKMVCKEYDVEVIDADPVGYEEMARKKEILDEDDLDKLEERPPVLTIMGHVDHGKTTLLDYIRKSRVASSEAGGITQGIGAYTVLIPVDGKLQPCVFLDTPGHEAFGAMRARGAKVTDIAIIVVAADDGIRPQTNEAIAHAKAAGVPIVIAINKIDKDGANPERVMQDLSSVGLMPEDWGGNIPMVQISALRGDNIDDLLETVMLVAELQELKANPHRNAKGTVIEAGLHKSKGPVATFIVQNGTLKSGDVVVCGEAFGKVRALFDDSGNPVDEAGPSIPVQVIGSSNVPIAGDEFEVVASLDIAREKAEARAELLRNDRISAKAGDGKVTLSSLAWAVSSGKLSGLDLHQLNIIMKVDVQGSIEAVRQALQVLPQDNVTLKFLLQATGDVSTSDVDLAIASEAIILGFNVKAPGSVKSYAENKGVEIRLYRVIYDLIEDVRNAMEGLLEPVEEQKTIGSAEVRAVFSSGSGRVAGCMVMDGKLVKGCGIKLIRNKKMVHVGVLDSLRRVKEIVKEVNAGLECGIGMEDYDEWEGGDILEAFNTVEKKPTLEEASASMAAALEEAGINL comes from the exons ATGGGTTCCATGGTGGTTCTTGTAGGAAGCATGCCGTCTCTGGCTTCCTTGATTAGCTTAGGAAGCGTTAATGTGGCGGCAGCCACCACTAGTTCATCggaatcttcttcttcttcttcttcttcttcttcttcttcacttgTTAGGAGAGTTTCTTTTTCTGAACGGAGTGCCAAGAGATGGCATTGTGTCTGTAAATATTCAGTCACTACCACAGATTTCATTACTGAGCAAGGAAATGTGGTGTCTTTTGATTCTAATAATTCATTTAGAGCAAGCAGTAATGGTGATGCGGATAGCGAAATCTTAATTAAGCCTGCTTCAAAGCCTGTATTGAAATCTTCTCTAGACTTTAAAGGTGAATCCCCTTTAGGTATGAGCTCCGTTGAGTTGGACCCTTCGAGGGATTCTGATGATGAACGAGAAAGATATGAGGTGATTGAGTCTATTGGGGAGGTGTTGGAAAAGGCTGAAAAGCTTGAAACTCCTAGCACTGCTAGGAAAGATAATGGAAATGTAAATAAAATCTCACCATCTAACGTGGGTGCTAACTCGAGAGTTGCTAAATCTGGGAATTCAGCGGCTTTTCGCAAAACTAAAACTTTGAAGAGTGTGTGGAGGAAAGGGGACACTGTGGCAAATGTGCAAAAAGTTGTCATGGAAGTTCCTAAGACTAATAATAAGGCTGTGAAAGAAGGACCTATAACAGGGGAAGGGACAAAGCTAGAATCTCAACGTAGCGTTCCTTCAAGGCCTGTGCAGCTACCCCTGAGACCTCAACCTAAGTTACAGGCTAAGCCTTCTGTAGCTCCTCCTTCTATTATGAAAAAACCTGTTATCTTGAAGGATATGGGGGCAGCTCGAAATCCACTAGTTGGTGATGAATCTGATTTGGGTGCCACAAAAAGTAATGGACGGCAGCCAATTTTAGTTGACAAATTTGCCCGCAAAAAATCAGTTGTTGATCCTCTAATTGCTCAGGCAGTTTTAGCCCCCACAAAACCAGCAAAGGGCCCTGCCCCTGGAAAGTTCAAAGACAGAAAGAAAAGTGTTTCACCTGGAGGGCCAAGGAGACGAATTGTTGATGATGATGTTGagattcctgatgaggagacatcGGAGCTCAATGTCCCTATTCCAGGTGCAGCTACTGCAAGGAAAGGGAGGAAATGGAGTAAAGCTAGCCGAAAGGCTGCTAGACTCCAGGCTGCCAAAGAGGCAGCTCCAGTCAAAGTAGAAATTTTAGAAGTTGGGGAAAAAGGTATGTTGATTGAGGAATTAGCCTACAACTTGGCCATCAGTGAAGGTGAAATTCTTGGGTATCTGTACTCAATGGGGATTAGACCTGATGGGGTGCAAACTCTGGGCAAGGATATGGTAAAGATGGTATGCAAGGAGTATGATGTGGAGGTCATAGATGCTGATCCTGTTGGATATGAAGAAATGGCAAGAAAAAAGGAAATTCTTGATGAAGATGATCTGGACAAACTGGAAGAGAGGCCTCCTGTCCTTACTATAATGGGGCATGTGGATCATGGCAAG ACGACTCTATTGGATTACATTCGTAAAAGCAGG GTTGCTTCTTCAGAAGCTGGTGGGATTACACAAGGAATTGGAGCATATACAGTTCTGATACCTGTTGATGGGAAGTTACAACCTTGTGTTTTTCTTGATACTCCTGGCCATGAG GCATTTGGAGCAATGAGAGCTCGTGGAGCAAAGGTGACTGATATTGCAATTATTGTGGTGGCTGCCGATGATGGGATTCGTCCACAGACAAATGAGGCCATAGCTCATGCCAAAGCAGCTGGAGTTCCTATTGTAATCGCTATAAATAAG ATAGATAAAGATGGAGCTAATCCAGAAAGAGTCATGCAAGATCTTTCTTCAGTTGGTCTCATGCCAGAAGACTGGGGTGGTAACATCCCAATGGTCCAG ATCAGTGCTCTCAGGGGAGATAACATAGATGATTTATTAGAAACTGTTATGCTAGTCGCTGAG TTACAGGAGTTGAAGGCTAATCCTCATAGAAATGCAAAGGGTACAGTTATAGAGGCAGGTCTTCATAAATCTAAAGGACCAGTAGCTACATTTATTGTGCAGAATGGCACACTTAAAAGTGGCGATGTAGTGGTTTGTGGAGAAGCCTTTGGCAAG GTGCGAGCTTTATTTGATGATAGTGGAAATCCAGTTGATGAAGCCGGACCATCTATTCCTGTGCAG GTTATTGGATCGAGTAATGTACCAATTGCTGGTGATGAATTTGAGGTTGTTGCCTCCCTTGATATTGCACGTGAAAAGGCTGAAGCACGTGCAGAATTATTGCGAAATGACCGTATATCGGCTAAGGCTGGGGATGGAAAGGTTACACTTTCTTCCTTAGCATGGGCTGTTTCATCTGGAAAGCTTTCTGGACTAGACTTACATCAGTTAAATATCATAATGAAAGTTGATGTTCAG GGATCTATTGAAGCTGTCAGACAAGCCTTACAGGTGCTCCCCCAAGATAATGTCACCTTGAAGTTCCTCTTGCAAGCAACAGGAGATGTAAGCACCAGTGATGTTGATCTTGCCATTGCTAGTGAGGCTATAATTTTAGGATTTAATGTCAAGGCACCAGGTTCTGTCAAGAGCTATGCAGAAAACAAAGGTGTTGAGATTCGGCTATATAGAGTTATCTATGATCTCATTGAAGATGTACGAAATGCAATGGAAGGACTTCTGGAGCCTGTTGAG GAACAAAAAACAATTGGTTCAGCAGAAGTCCGGGCTGTATTTAGCAGTGGCAGTGGTCGTGTTGCTGGATGCATGGTAATGGATGGGAAATTAGTGAAAGGCTGTGGCATTAAGCTGATTCGAAATAAAAAGATGGTCCATGTTGGTGTTCTGGATTCCCTGAGACGAGTTAAGGAAATTGTGAAAGAG GTAAATGCCGGGCTGGAATGCGGTATTGGGATGGAAGACTATGATGAATGGGAAGGAGGAGATATTCTCGAGGCCTTCAACACAGTTGAAAAGAAGCCGACCCTTGAAGAGGCGTCGGCTTCAATGGCAGCTGCACTGGAAGAAGCAGGAATTAACTTGTAG
- the LOC131179265 gene encoding kinesin-like protein KIN-14Q, whose amino-acid sequence MEDHHHQWHDPLLLTCHLVDIQPRSSTFTMEDPDSSANPDNGASRQAFQSLETVDAQKLVHPVANDAIEGRSMLGFSLTSPDLVICAGSPDVPTTNCGDSPEFSDGNKYKCSFELSLKNGIEATDTKDTHKSPSVKFSSICQKFDRELSPESSLELLLEPAKEEKFPKNRLSVVSINAGSTDGTVVLDGVEFLEDNCFSGGDTVRTNATIGDGQEHGLSLYQTARVGNFSYWFSGVEPGNYAVSLHLAEIVFTDGSPGMRVFDVFIQQKKAVSCLDVYAEVDANKPLVISDLKTCVYGEDGLSIRFEGVIGSPIICGISITKDSSAYAGEAQLLKRMGISQVAECNSPKQDNGGREVKGDSQELLRHVEFQKRELTQMRCALEELKRENQLKNRECQDAWKSLQELQNELMRKSMHVGSLAFAIEGQVKEKSSWFSSLRDMTRKLKLMKMDHIKLSEEALAYKKCLADMDEMRSTIQSTMKEQIDLHEDLKIKFIEGAKERKELYNKVLELKGNIKVFCRCRPLNAEELSLGASMTIDFESAKDSELTVTSNGLPRKTFKFDAVFSPQADQADVFEGTAPFATSVLDGYNACIFAYGQTGTGKTFTMEGTEEARGVNFRILEEIFRIIKERHKLFRYEVSVSVLEVYNEQIRDLLGSVSQPGLAAKRLEIRQVGEGLHHVPGLVEAHVNSISEAWEVLQTGSNARAVGSTNANEQSSRSHCIHCVMVRGENLLNGECTKSKLWLVDLAGSERVAKTEAQGERLKETQNINRSLSALGDVISALATKSPHIPFRNSKLTHLLQDSLGGDSKTLMFVQISPNENDLGETLCSLNFATRVRGIELGPAKRQLDTTELLRHKQMAEKSKQDLKSKDIQIKKMEETIHGLDLKMKEKDLRNKNLQEKVKELESQLLIERKLARQHVDLKIAEQQQQQMKLQQDEQNSAPPRPPLANRLLGSKKLQLT is encoded by the exons ATGGAAGATCATCATCATCAATGGCATGATCCACTTCTGCTCACATGCCACT TGGTAGACATCCAACCGAGATCTTCAACTTTCACAATGGAGGATCCTGATTCTTCTGCCAACCCAGATAATG GTGCTTCTCGGCAAGCCTTTCAAAGCTTGGAAACAGTTGATGCTCAAAAGCTTGTTCACCCAGTTGCCAATGATGCCATTGAAG GTCGCTCCATGCTTGGTTTTTCTTTAACATCTCCTGATCTGGTTATTTGCGCTGGTTCCCCTGACGTACCGACGACTAACTGTGGAGATTCCCCTGAATTCTCGGATGGGAACAAGTACAAGTGTTCTTTTGAGCTCTCTCTAAAGAATGGCATCGAGGCTACTGATACCAAAGATACCCATAAATCCCCATCTGTAAAGTTTTCTTCAATATGCCAAAAATTTGACAGAGAATTGTCTCCTGAATCTTCCTTGGAGCTCCTTCTGGAGCCAGCAAAGGAAGAGAAATTCCCAAAAAACCGTCTATCTGTGGTGAGCATCAATGCTGGATCCACTGATGGGACTGTGGTTTTGGATGGTGTGGAGTTTTTGGAGGACAATTGTTTCTCAGGTGGTGATACTGTAAGGACAAACGCTACAATTGGAGATGGACAGGAACATGGTCTTTCTCTGTACCAAACAGCTCGTGTTGGCAACTTCTCATACTGGTTTTCTGGAGTGGAGCCGGGGAATTATGCTGTGAGTCTGCATCTTGCGGAAATTGTATTCACAGACGGTTCTCCTGGAATGAGAGTGTTTGATGTTTTTATACAACAGAAAAAG GCTGTTTCCTGCCTAGACGTATATGCTGAAGTAGATGCAAATAAGCCTCTGGTTATATCTGACCTAAAGACTTGTGTTTATGGTGAGGATGGCTTATCCATTAGGTTTGAAGGAGTAATTGGAAGCCCAATCATATGTGGCATTTCTATAACCAAAGATTCTTCTGCTT ACGCTGGAGAAGCTCAATTGTTGAAACGAATGGGAATATCTCAAGTGGCAGAATGCAACTCACCCAAA CAAGATAATGGTGGCCGAGAAGTGAAGGGAGATTCCCAGGAGCTACTTAGACATGTTGAGTTTCAGAAAAGGGAACTAACACAGATGAGGTGTGCGTTGGAGGAACTTAAGAGGGAAAATCAACTTAAGAATAGGGAATGTCAAGATGCTTGGAAATCTTTACAGGAGCTCCAAAATGAGCTTATGCGCAAGTCTATGCATGTTGGGTCCTTGG CGTTTGCCATCGAGGGACAAGTGAAAgagaagagcagctggttttcATCGTTGAGGGACATGACTAGGAAATTGAAG CTTATGAAAATGGATCACATAAAGCTATCAGAGGAGGCATTGGCATATAAGAAATGCCTTGCAGATATGGATGAAATGAGGTCCACTATACAGTCCACGA TGAAGGAGCAAATAGATTTGCATGAAGATCTCAAGATTAAATTTATTGAAGGGGCCAAGGAACGAAAGGAACTCTACAATAAGGTTTTAGAGTTGAAAG GAAACATAAAGGTCTTTTGCCGATGTAGGCCTTTAAATGCTGAAGAACTTTCATTGGGTGCTTCAATGACTATTGATTTCGAATCTGCTAAAGATAGTGAGCTCACTGTAACTTCAAATGGGCTTCCCAGAAAAACCTTCAAGTTTGATGCTGTCTTTAGCCCACAAGCAGACCAAG CTGATGTTTTTGAAGGCACTGCTCCATTTGCAACCTCTGTTTTGGATGGGTATAATGCATGCATATTTGCTTATGGACAAACTGGAACTGGGAAAACGTTTACAATGGAGGGTACAGAAGAAGCTCGTGGAGTAAACTTTAGGATTCTTGAGGAGATATTTCGCATAATTAAGGAGCGCCATAAGCTCTTTCGGTATGAGGTATCTGTGAGTGTTTTAGAGGTATATAATGAGCAAATACGAGATTTGCTGGGTTCAGTCTCACAGCCAGGATTGGCTGCAAAGAG GCTGGAAATAAGACAAGTTGGTGAAGGACTGCATCATGTCCCAGGCTTGGTCGAAGCACATGTAAACAGCATAAGTGAGGCTTGGGAAGTTTTACAAACTGGAAGTAATGCAAGAGCAGTTGGATCAACTAATGCCAACGAGCAAAGCAGCCGATCCCATTG CATTCACTGTGTGATGGTGAGAGGAGAGAATTTATTGAATGGGGAATGTACAAAGAGCAAGTTATGGTTGGTTGATTTAGCAGGAAGCGAGCGAGTAGCAAAGACCGAAGCCCAGGGAGAGAGGCTCAAGGAAACTCAAAATATCAACAGATCCTTATCTGCACTTGGTGATGTCATATCTGCTCTTGCAACTAAAAGCCCTCACATCCCATTCAG GAATTCCAAGCTCACCCACCTGCTTCAAGATTCCTTAG GAGGAGATTCAAAGACACTAATGTTTGTACAGATAAGTCCCAATGAGAATGACCTGGGTGAGACCCTATGCTCACTGAACTTTGCAACCAGAGTTAGAGGGATTGAGTTGGGTCCTGCAAAAAGGCAATTGGACACTACTGAACTTCTGAGACACAAACAGATG GCTGAAAAATCAAAACAAGACTTGAAGAGCAAAGATATTCAGATCAAGAAAATGGAGGAAACAATCCACGGATTGGACTTGAAGATGAAAGAAAAAGACCTCAGAAATAAGAACCTTCAAGAAAAG GTGAAGGAGCTGGAGTCACAACTGCTAATTGAAAGGAAGCTAGCACGTCAGCATGTGGACTTAAAGATAGCTGAGCAACAGCAACAACAAATGAAACTGCAGCAGGATGAGCAAAATAGTGCACCACCGAGGCCGCCACTTGCAAACCGACTATTAGGAAGTAAAAAATTGCAATTAACCTAA